A stretch of the Halorussus vallis genome encodes the following:
- a CDS encoding NAD(P)-dependent oxidoreductase: MSDHSDIVVLREGTEGLSMESYAEELRERLPDRSVALARTPGQERELVAGARIVTGITVDADLLDRADRLELFACTFAGTDHVPMDALAERGVGVTNAGGIHAPGIAEQAVGNILTFSRRLHEGWRRKQNREWRHFQSGELTDKTVTVVGLGSIGQEVVERLQGFGVDTIGVRYTPEKGGPTDEVVGFEEEAIHDAFSRSEYVVVACPLNDMTRGLVGEEEFKTLPPEAVVVNTARGPIVDTDALVAALRSNKIRGAALDVTDPEPLPEDHPLWNLENCLITPHTGGHTPKHWERLADIVATNVERLDTGERLENEVLAPEPSTSESH, from the coding sequence ATGAGCGACCATTCGGACATCGTCGTCCTCCGCGAGGGGACCGAAGGGCTGTCGATGGAATCGTACGCCGAGGAGTTGCGCGAGCGCCTGCCCGACCGGTCGGTCGCGCTCGCCCGGACGCCGGGCCAGGAGCGCGAACTCGTCGCCGGCGCGCGAATCGTCACCGGCATCACCGTCGACGCCGACCTCCTCGACCGGGCCGACCGCCTCGAACTGTTCGCCTGCACGTTCGCGGGCACCGACCACGTCCCGATGGACGCGCTGGCCGAGCGCGGCGTCGGCGTCACGAACGCGGGCGGTATCCACGCACCGGGCATCGCCGAGCAGGCCGTCGGCAACATCCTGACGTTCTCCCGGCGACTCCACGAGGGGTGGCGGCGCAAGCAGAACCGCGAGTGGCGACACTTCCAGTCGGGCGAACTCACCGACAAGACCGTCACCGTCGTCGGCCTCGGCTCCATCGGCCAAGAGGTCGTCGAGCGTCTGCAGGGCTTCGGCGTCGACACCATAGGCGTGCGCTACACCCCCGAGAAGGGCGGGCCGACCGACGAGGTGGTCGGCTTCGAGGAGGAGGCCATCCACGACGCCTTCTCCCGGAGCGAGTACGTCGTCGTCGCCTGCCCTCTCAACGACATGACCCGCGGCCTCGTCGGCGAAGAGGAGTTCAAGACCCTGCCGCCGGAGGCGGTCGTGGTCAACACCGCCCGCGGCCCCATCGTCGACACCGACGCGCTGGTCGCGGCGCTGCGCTCGAACAAGATTCGCGGGGCGGCCCTGGACGTGACCGACCCCGAACCGCTCCCGGAGGACCACCCGCTCTGGAACCTCGAAAACTGCCTCATCACGCCCCACACCGGCGGTCACACGCCCAAGCACTGGGAGCGACTCGCCGACATCGTGGCGACCAACGTCGAACGCCTCGACACCGGCGAGCGACTGGAGAACGAGGTGCTCGCGCCGGAACCGTCGACGTCGGAGTCGCACTGA
- a CDS encoding amidohydrolase, with protein MPEPIRQRLSDVRREFHRYPEPAWREFYTTHRLVEELRAIGVDELAVGTEVYDPDDRMAVPKAESVDEWRERARDRGADPDLLEKMDGGNTGVVAVLDRTDAADADAGGADPDGGTDGPAVGLRVDIDGLFIEESEDDDHAPTAEGFRSESGETMHACGHDAHMTWGLATLEAIKDSNFSGRLVVFFQPAEETSGGGHPMAESRYADDLDYLFAVHVGLDHPTGEVVAGIEKPLAMCHVDATIRGTSSHAGKAPQDGNNAMQALGTLIENAYGIPRHEDGMTRVNVGKAEAGTSSNIIAEHADVVAEARGETTELKEYVKDRLLRVFENAAEMHGCTADVDVVSESPRADSDPELVEVVADAARGVSGVETVVPTADFGASEDATFLMERVQEEGGLASYLIVGTDHPTSHHTPTFDVDERSLEIGVEVLTDSILRVAEDGPVARDDAVRSSRATDGGGSAARDDPTAETDAGAGSEP; from the coding sequence ATGCCGGAACCGATACGCCAGAGACTCTCAGACGTGCGACGCGAGTTCCACCGCTACCCCGAACCCGCCTGGCGCGAGTTCTACACCACCCACCGACTGGTCGAGGAACTGCGGGCCATCGGCGTGGACGAACTCGCCGTCGGCACCGAGGTCTACGACCCCGACGACCGGATGGCCGTCCCGAAGGCCGAGAGCGTAGACGAGTGGCGCGAACGGGCGCGCGACCGCGGCGCCGACCCCGACCTGCTGGAGAAGATGGACGGTGGGAACACGGGCGTCGTCGCCGTGCTCGACCGCACTGACGCCGCCGACGCGGACGCCGGGGGTGCAGACCCCGACGGCGGGACCGACGGTCCCGCCGTCGGTCTGCGGGTCGACATCGACGGTCTGTTCATCGAGGAGTCGGAGGACGACGACCACGCGCCCACGGCCGAGGGCTTCCGGTCGGAGTCCGGCGAGACGATGCACGCCTGCGGCCACGACGCCCACATGACCTGGGGGCTCGCGACGCTCGAAGCGATCAAGGACAGCAACTTCTCGGGTCGGCTCGTCGTCTTCTTCCAGCCGGCCGAGGAGACCTCCGGCGGCGGCCACCCGATGGCCGAGAGCCGGTACGCCGACGACCTCGACTACCTCTTCGCGGTCCACGTCGGCCTCGACCACCCGACCGGCGAGGTGGTTGCGGGCATCGAGAAACCGCTGGCGATGTGCCACGTCGACGCCACCATCCGGGGGACCTCCTCGCACGCGGGCAAGGCGCCCCAGGACGGGAACAACGCGATGCAGGCGCTCGGGACGCTCATCGAGAACGCCTACGGCATCCCCCGCCACGAGGACGGGATGACCCGGGTCAACGTCGGAAAGGCCGAGGCCGGCACTTCGAGCAACATCATCGCCGAGCACGCGGACGTGGTGGCGGAGGCCCGCGGCGAGACGACCGAACTCAAGGAGTACGTGAAGGACAGGCTCCTGCGTGTGTTCGAGAACGCCGCGGAGATGCACGGCTGTACCGCCGACGTCGACGTGGTGAGCGAGTCGCCCCGCGCCGACAGCGACCCCGAACTCGTCGAGGTCGTCGCCGACGCGGCCCGCGGCGTCTCGGGCGTCGAGACGGTGGTGCCGACCGCCGACTTCGGCGCGAGCGAGGACGCCACCTTCCTGATGGAGCGCGTCCAGGAGGAGGGTGGGCTGGCGTCCTACCTCATCGTCGGCACCGACCACCCGACGAGCCACCACACGCCGACGTTCGACGTCGACGAGCGGAGCCTCGAAATCGGCGTCGAGGTGCTGACCGACTCGATTCTACGGGTGGCCGAGGACGGCCCCGTCGCGCGGGACGACGCGGTCAGGTCGTCCCGCGCGACCGACGGCGGCGGGTCGGCCGCCCGAGACGACCCGACCGCGGAGACGGACGCCGGCGCGGGAAGCGAGCCATGA
- the ilvA gene encoding threonine ammonia-lyase, which yields MSSESGEADAVPSADEVVALADVEDARERLADVVHRTPLDRSSTFAELSGAAAVGLKLENVQRTGSFKIRGAYNKMAQLSDAERERGVVASSAGNHAQGVALAGDLLDIETTIVVPEVTPAAKIEATRGYSAEVVVEGDIYEKSYQYALELADETGLTFVHPFDDEAIVAGQGTVGLELREQLPDLDTVLVAIGGGGLISGVATALKAHDPDVRVVGVQPEGAAHAKPSLDRDEIHELPGVDTVAEGIADTRLLPKTFAVVRERVDDAVAVSDRDIAAAVALLAERAKTVAESAGAAPLAALLSGEVDVEGERVGVVVSGGNVDLTEHGELARAGLAELGRYATVRLAVEGWPGDLAAVTETLEDEGAQLDAVERARRTAADDPNRTPVTASLAGSGPDHLAGAIAALDDLDGVAVVDDDLAR from the coding sequence ATGAGCTCCGAATCGGGGGAAGCCGACGCCGTCCCGAGCGCCGACGAGGTGGTCGCGCTCGCGGACGTGGAGGACGCCCGCGAGCGCCTCGCCGACGTGGTCCACCGGACGCCGCTCGACCGCTCGTCCACCTTCGCCGAACTGAGCGGCGCGGCCGCGGTCGGCCTCAAACTGGAGAACGTCCAGCGGACGGGGTCGTTCAAGATTCGCGGCGCGTACAACAAGATGGCCCAGCTTTCGGACGCCGAGCGCGAGCGCGGGGTCGTCGCGTCCAGCGCCGGCAACCACGCCCAGGGGGTCGCGCTCGCGGGCGACCTGCTGGACATCGAGACCACCATCGTGGTGCCGGAGGTCACCCCTGCGGCGAAGATCGAGGCCACCCGGGGGTACAGTGCGGAGGTCGTCGTCGAGGGCGACATCTACGAGAAATCTTACCAGTACGCGCTCGAACTCGCCGACGAGACGGGTCTGACGTTCGTCCACCCCTTCGACGACGAGGCCATCGTCGCGGGCCAGGGGACGGTCGGCCTCGAACTCCGCGAACAGCTGCCCGACCTCGACACCGTGCTGGTCGCCATCGGCGGCGGCGGCCTCATCTCGGGTGTCGCCACCGCGCTGAAGGCCCACGACCCGGACGTCCGGGTCGTGGGCGTCCAGCCAGAGGGCGCGGCCCACGCCAAACCGTCGCTCGACCGCGACGAGATCCACGAACTGCCGGGCGTCGACACGGTGGCGGAGGGCATCGCCGACACCCGTCTACTCCCGAAGACGTTCGCGGTCGTCCGCGAGCGCGTCGACGACGCCGTCGCGGTGAGCGACCGCGACATCGCCGCGGCCGTCGCGCTCCTCGCGGAACGCGCCAAGACCGTCGCCGAGTCGGCCGGCGCGGCCCCGCTCGCCGCGCTCCTCTCGGGCGAGGTGGACGTCGAAGGAGAGCGCGTCGGCGTCGTCGTCTCGGGAGGAAACGTCGACCTCACCGAACACGGCGAACTCGCGCGCGCCGGCCTCGCGGAACTCGGCCGGTACGCGACGGTTCGGCTGGCGGTTGAGGGCTGGCCGGGGGACCTCGCGGCGGTCACCGAGACGCTCGAAGACGAGGGCGCGCAGTTGGACGCGGTGGAACGCGCCCGCCGGACCGCAGCCGACGACCCCAATCGCACGCCCGTGACCGCCAGTCTGGCGGGGAGCGGGCCGGACCACCTCGCCGGGGCGATAGCCGCCCTGGACGACCTCGACGGCGTGGCGGTCGTCGACGACGACCTCGCGCGGTAA
- a CDS encoding aminotransferase class III-fold pyridoxal phosphate-dependent enzyme: MDRDTAEPDVGAFPGPNAKKWISFHKEHAAPSEYSHEFVWDVTGDADGPFVTDVDGNVLLDFTCHIGAAPLGYDNEKVLSKLREFDLVEPMKIAGQDMYFGAGADPEETEFPGSSHLMEKLVDVSSQYGMDTVFLSNSGAEAVENSMKITYDRNPAAKYGFAFTGSFHGRTLGTLSVTRSSEVYTRHYPEIGGVRTVPFCDDREYDPASADGSCDCGFFTADGSQLRNALSPEGGHINPEEVGFLVVEPIQGVGGYRFPNEAFATEVNDVCEEYDIPLVVDEIQSGIGRTGEMWASDHYDFEPDVIASAKALRVGATISRSDVFPEEKNRLGSTFGGGDLLSSMQGAFTLEAIEEHDLLDNATGRGRQARELLADGAPDHVEDVRGKGLMLAVEFDTKERRDAVVAEALKRGLLTLGCGAKTIRLLPPLDSTEREIELGVGIFNEAVEAAGKTPSVV; this comes from the coding sequence ATGGACAGGGATACCGCGGAGCCCGACGTGGGCGCGTTTCCCGGCCCGAACGCCAAAAAGTGGATTTCGTTTCACAAGGAGCACGCCGCCCCGAGCGAGTACTCCCACGAGTTCGTCTGGGACGTGACAGGCGACGCCGACGGCCCGTTCGTCACCGACGTGGACGGCAACGTCCTGCTTGATTTCACCTGCCACATCGGCGCCGCCCCGCTCGGTTACGACAACGAGAAGGTGCTCTCGAAGCTCCGGGAGTTCGACCTGGTCGAACCGATGAAGATCGCGGGCCAGGACATGTACTTCGGCGCGGGCGCCGACCCCGAGGAGACCGAGTTCCCGGGGTCGAGCCACCTGATGGAGAAACTGGTCGACGTCTCGAGTCAGTACGGGATGGACACCGTCTTCCTCAGCAACTCCGGCGCGGAGGCGGTCGAGAACTCGATGAAGATCACCTACGACCGCAACCCGGCCGCCAAGTACGGCTTCGCGTTCACCGGGAGTTTCCACGGCCGGACGCTCGGCACCCTCTCGGTCACCCGGTCGAGCGAGGTCTACACCCGCCACTACCCCGAAATCGGCGGCGTCCGGACGGTGCCGTTCTGCGACGACCGCGAGTACGACCCCGCGAGCGCCGACGGCTCCTGCGACTGCGGCTTCTTCACCGCCGACGGCTCGCAACTCAGGAACGCCCTCTCGCCCGAGGGCGGCCACATCAACCCCGAGGAGGTCGGCTTCCTCGTGGTCGAGCCGATTCAGGGCGTCGGCGGCTACCGCTTCCCGAACGAGGCGTTCGCGACCGAGGTCAACGACGTCTGTGAGGAGTACGACATCCCGCTGGTCGTCGACGAGATTCAGTCGGGGATCGGCCGGACCGGCGAGATGTGGGCGTCGGACCACTACGACTTCGAACCCGACGTCATCGCCAGCGCGAAGGCGCTCCGGGTCGGCGCGACCATCTCCCGGTCGGACGTGTTCCCCGAGGAGAAGAACCGCCTCGGCTCGACGTTCGGCGGCGGCGACCTGCTCTCGTCGATGCAGGGCGCGTTCACCCTGGAAGCCATTGAGGAGCACGACCTGCTCGACAACGCCACGGGACGGGGCCGCCAGGCCAGGGAGCTGCTCGCCGACGGCGCGCCCGACCACGTCGAGGACGTCCGGGGCAAGGGCCTGATGCTCGCGGTGGAGTTCGACACCAAGGAGCGCCGCGACGCGGTGGTCGCGGAGGCGCTGAAGCGCGGCCTGCTCACCCTGGGCTGTGGCGCCAAGACCATCCGCCTGCTCCCGCCGCTCGACTCGACCGAGCGCGAGATCGAACTCGGCGTCGGTATCTTCAACGAGGCCGTCGAGGCGGCCGGCAAGACGCCGTCGGTGGTGTAG
- a CDS encoding BCCT family transporter, with product MSNADQGAVEEFLDEIEPTIFAFGAGITLLFVAAFALSPDAAYKFVDNIRIWILAHFNWFFLLVMLGFVLFLAFLIFGPWGRLRLGDEDPEYSFFSYFAMMYSAGLAAGIVFWGPAEALFHYSTVPPLYDVQAKTAAAMPVAVQYSIFHWSLTQWSCFTVMGLAIGYFVYNYDAPLRVSAVLTPILGADNVDGAIGKIVDIMAVFATLGGVATSLGFIGSQFITGLNFQWGIQLGDIGTILVITGMTVIFTVSLVLGVDKGIRRLSNFNMTVFLLLMVATLIFGPTFRILELATQATGRFVSDFFVTSLYAQATATEANKWVNIWTVFYWLWPLAWSPFAGLFIARISRGRSVREVAFAGIGATSLATIPWFAIVGGSAVLMQNSGAANILGPINQYSEAVSGYVLFGALPIVGTVLLFAFLVLVTTFFVTSADSSTLAVSMMTTGGKEHPSSLNRVFWAVLQGAVASILMVVGGVNALQSAAIITGAPFAIVCLVAMLGLIRTFQSETGGVLLQDRTTIFGKPSEPDGAAGRAKIAQDDD from the coding sequence GTGAGCAACGCCGACCAGGGCGCCGTCGAGGAGTTCCTCGACGAGATAGAGCCGACCATCTTCGCGTTCGGCGCGGGCATCACGCTGTTGTTCGTGGCGGCGTTCGCGCTGAGCCCGGACGCGGCCTACAAGTTCGTCGACAACATCCGCATCTGGATTCTGGCGCACTTCAACTGGTTCTTCCTCCTCGTGATGCTCGGCTTCGTCCTCTTCCTCGCGTTCCTCATCTTCGGTCCGTGGGGACGGCTCAGACTCGGCGACGAGGACCCCGAGTACAGCTTCTTCTCGTACTTCGCGATGATGTACTCGGCCGGACTGGCCGCGGGCATCGTCTTCTGGGGCCCCGCCGAGGCGCTGTTCCACTACTCGACGGTGCCCCCGCTGTACGACGTGCAGGCCAAGACCGCCGCGGCGATGCCCGTCGCGGTGCAGTACTCCATCTTCCACTGGAGTCTGACCCAGTGGTCCTGCTTCACCGTGATGGGGCTGGCCATCGGCTACTTCGTGTACAACTACGACGCGCCGCTGCGCGTCTCGGCAGTGCTGACGCCCATCCTCGGCGCCGACAACGTCGACGGCGCGATCGGCAAGATCGTCGACATCATGGCGGTGTTCGCGACCCTGGGCGGGGTCGCCACCTCGCTGGGCTTCATCGGGAGCCAGTTCATCACCGGCCTGAACTTCCAGTGGGGCATCCAACTGGGCGACATCGGGACCATCCTCGTCATCACCGGGATGACGGTCATCTTCACCGTCTCGCTGGTGCTGGGCGTCGACAAGGGCATCCGTCGGCTGTCGAACTTCAACATGACCGTCTTCCTGTTGCTGATGGTCGCCACGCTGATATTCGGCCCGACGTTCCGCATCCTCGAACTCGCGACCCAGGCGACCGGCCGGTTCGTCTCCGACTTCTTCGTGACGAGCCTGTACGCGCAGGCGACCGCCACCGAGGCGAACAAGTGGGTCAACATCTGGACCGTCTTCTACTGGCTCTGGCCGCTGGCGTGGTCGCCGTTCGCCGGCCTGTTCATCGCCCGCATCTCGCGGGGTCGAAGCGTCCGCGAGGTGGCGTTCGCCGGCATCGGCGCGACGTCGCTGGCGACCATCCCGTGGTTCGCCATCGTCGGCGGGTCGGCGGTGCTGATGCAGAACTCGGGCGCCGCGAACATCCTCGGCCCCATCAACCAGTACAGCGAAGCGGTGTCGGGCTACGTGCTGTTCGGCGCGCTCCCCATCGTCGGCACCGTCCTGCTGTTCGCGTTCCTGGTGCTCGTGACGACGTTCTTCGTCACGTCGGCCGACTCCTCGACGCTGGCCGTCTCGATGATGACGACCGGCGGCAAGGAACATCCCTCCTCGCTCAACCGCGTCTTCTGGGCGGTGCTCCAGGGCGCGGTCGCGTCCATCCTGATGGTGGTCGGCGGGGTGAACGCGCTCCAGTCGGCGGCCATCATCACCGGCGCGCCGTTCGCCATCGTCTGTCTGGTCGCGATGCTGGGCCTCATCAGGACGTTCCAGTCCGAAACCGGCGGAGTCCTCCTCCAGGACCGGACGACGATATTCGGCAAGCCGAGCGAACCCGACGGCGCGGCCGGTCGCGCGAAGATCGCCCAGGACGACGACTGA
- a CDS encoding SDR family NAD(P)-dependent oxidoreductase: MRLDGKTVLVTGAGSGIGEATAKRCGEYGARVIVTDVDAPGAEEVAETVRADGGDAEAHELDVTDPEQVASVVEAAHEEYGLDGLFNNAGVGHPGEFIEDVDESVRDFVVDVNVNGVWNCCHAALPLLKEQGHGSIVNMSSIAGKLGLPRQSVYSLTKGAVLNFTRAAAQEAGPRGVRVNAVCPGFVDTPLTDRYFAEREDPERAREQMEKQYPLKRLGEPEEVADCVAFLLSDHASWVTGHGLVVDGGYESG; the protein is encoded by the coding sequence ATGCGACTCGATGGCAAGACGGTGCTCGTCACGGGTGCCGGCTCGGGAATCGGCGAAGCGACCGCCAAACGCTGCGGCGAGTACGGCGCGCGAGTGATCGTCACGGACGTCGACGCGCCCGGTGCGGAGGAAGTCGCGGAGACGGTCCGCGCCGACGGCGGCGACGCGGAGGCGCACGAACTCGACGTGACTGACCCCGAGCAGGTGGCGAGCGTCGTCGAGGCCGCCCACGAGGAGTACGGACTGGACGGACTCTTCAACAACGCCGGCGTAGGTCACCCCGGCGAGTTCATCGAGGACGTCGACGAGAGCGTCCGCGACTTCGTGGTGGACGTCAACGTCAACGGCGTGTGGAACTGCTGTCACGCCGCCCTGCCGCTACTGAAGGAGCAGGGTCACGGCTCCATCGTCAACATGTCCTCGATAGCGGGCAAACTCGGCCTGCCCCGCCAGTCGGTGTACTCGCTGACGAAGGGCGCGGTGCTGAACTTCACGCGCGCGGCCGCCCAGGAGGCCGGGCCGCGCGGCGTCCGGGTGAACGCCGTCTGTCCGGGCTTCGTGGACACGCCGTTGACCGACCGGTACTTCGCGGAGCGGGAGGACCCCGAGCGGGCCCGCGAGCAGATGGAGAAACAGTACCCGCTCAAGCGACTGGGCGAACCGGAGGAGGTCGCCGACTGCGTCGCCTTCCTCCTCTCGGACCACGCGTCGTGGGTGACCGGCCACGGGCTGGTGGTCGACGGCGGCTACGAGAGCGGGTGA
- a CDS encoding Rid family detoxifying hydrolase, translating into MSETDRIVTDDAPRNDNPYSQGVRAGDTLYVSGYGPVDPETGEEVEGDVRAQTDRVLDNVAAVVSEAGGDGLEDVVKVSVYITDLDDYDRVNDAYGARFDDDPPARVCVEVSRLPGDVRVEMDAVAYLG; encoded by the coding sequence ATGAGCGAAACCGACAGAATCGTCACGGACGACGCACCGCGCAACGACAACCCCTACTCGCAGGGCGTCCGGGCCGGCGACACCCTCTACGTCTCGGGCTACGGCCCCGTCGACCCCGAGACCGGCGAGGAGGTCGAGGGCGACGTGCGGGCCCAGACCGACCGCGTACTCGACAACGTGGCCGCCGTGGTCTCGGAGGCCGGCGGCGACGGACTCGAGGACGTGGTGAAGGTGAGCGTCTACATCACCGACCTGGACGACTACGACCGGGTCAACGACGCCTACGGCGCGCGGTTCGACGACGACCCGCCCGCCCGGGTCTGCGTCGAGGTTTCGCGGCTTCCTGGCGACGTGCGGGTCGAGATGGACGCCGTGGCCTATCTGGGCTGA
- a CDS encoding aspartate aminotransferase family protein — protein sequence MTAGPPIDELHYDEAPSVDAVPGPNSRRLLEKQREIDSSAVAYPEDIPVAFDEGKGATVRDVDGNTFIDMFAGIGVLNVGHANPYVMEAVHEQADKLVHTVDFPTEARLELIEKLDDIAPEGLRGNNKVVFGGPTGSDAIEAAIKLSKYNSGGDGLIAFRGAYHGATSGAMSLTGNKKFKGHYTPLLSDVTHAPYPDPFRQDKSPQEAVDRALEEVQAILEDPYGGLANPAGIVVEPIQGEGGIVTPPEGFLSGLRDLADDNDVTLVFDEIQSGFGRTGEWWASEWYDVTPDAMTSAKALGGVGFPLSATMYHEDLDTWGSGDHAGTYRGHVVAMRAGSHAIEYIQDHDLLAHGRELGEYIRDRLREVGEETGRIGEVRGKGLFVGAEFVDENGDPDGDTVDEIQDYCFEHGVLVWKAGRHGNVLRLLPPLVITRELTETAMEVIAEAVREAGARRSQTA from the coding sequence ATGACAGCGGGACCACCCATCGACGAACTGCACTACGACGAAGCGCCGAGCGTGGACGCCGTCCCGGGACCGAACTCCCGACGGCTCCTCGAAAAACAGCGCGAAATCGACAGCAGCGCCGTCGCGTACCCGGAGGACATCCCGGTCGCTTTCGACGAGGGGAAGGGAGCGACAGTACGGGACGTCGACGGGAACACGTTCATCGACATGTTCGCCGGCATCGGCGTACTGAACGTGGGTCACGCCAACCCGTACGTGATGGAGGCGGTCCACGAGCAGGCCGACAAACTCGTCCACACCGTCGACTTCCCGACGGAGGCCAGACTCGAACTCATCGAGAAGCTCGACGATATCGCGCCCGAGGGCCTCCGGGGGAACAACAAGGTCGTGTTCGGCGGTCCGACCGGGAGCGACGCCATCGAGGCGGCCATCAAGCTCTCGAAGTACAATTCGGGCGGCGACGGACTCATCGCCTTCCGCGGGGCCTACCACGGCGCGACCAGCGGCGCGATGAGCCTCACCGGCAACAAGAAGTTCAAGGGCCACTACACCCCGCTGCTGTCGGACGTGACCCACGCGCCGTATCCCGATCCCTTCCGTCAGGACAAGAGTCCCCAGGAGGCGGTCGACCGCGCGCTCGAAGAGGTCCAGGCCATCCTCGAAGACCCGTACGGCGGCCTCGCCAACCCGGCGGGCATCGTCGTCGAACCCATCCAGGGCGAGGGCGGCATCGTCACGCCCCCGGAGGGATTCCTCTCGGGCCTGCGCGACCTGGCCGACGACAACGACGTGACGCTGGTCTTCGACGAGATACAGAGCGGATTCGGTCGCACCGGCGAGTGGTGGGCCAGCGAGTGGTACGACGTCACGCCCGACGCGATGACTTCGGCGAAGGCGCTGGGCGGCGTCGGCTTCCCGCTGTCGGCGACGATGTACCACGAGGACCTCGACACGTGGGGGTCGGGCGACCACGCGGGCACGTACCGCGGGCACGTGGTCGCGATGCGCGCGGGGTCGCACGCAATCGAGTACATACAGGACCACGACCTGCTGGCCCACGGCCGGGAACTGGGCGAGTACATCCGCGACCGCCTACGCGAGGTGGGTGAGGAAACCGGCCGAATCGGCGAGGTCCGGGGCAAGGGCTTGTTCGTCGGCGCCGAGTTCGTCGACGAGAACGGCGACCCCGACGGCGACACCGTCGACGAGATCCAGGACTACTGCTTCGAACACGGCGTCCTCGTCTGGAAGGCGGGCCGCCACGGCAACGTCCTGCGACTCCTCCCGCCGCTGGTCATCACCCGCGAACTGACCGAAACCGCGATGGAGGTCATCGCGGAGGCCGTCCGCGAAGCCGGGGCGAGACGGAGCCAGACCGCCTGA
- a CDS encoding winged helix-turn-helix domain-containing protein: protein MVRDPAIVEDAPDLQDVLDALDDPNCRAIVRQLDEPMTASELADATDIPLSTVYRKVDLLSEASLLAELTEVRSDGHHTTRYTLDFESVTLALTDDREFAVAIDRPPRSTEERLADMWSEVRKET, encoded by the coding sequence ATGGTGCGCGACCCGGCGATCGTCGAGGACGCACCCGACCTGCAGGACGTCCTCGATGCGCTGGACGACCCGAACTGTCGAGCCATCGTGCGACAACTCGACGAACCCATGACGGCGAGCGAACTCGCCGACGCGACCGACATTCCGCTCTCGACGGTCTACCGCAAGGTGGACCTGCTCAGCGAGGCGTCGCTGCTCGCGGAACTGACCGAGGTGCGAAGCGACGGTCACCACACGACCCGCTACACGCTCGACTTCGAGTCGGTCACGCTCGCGCTCACCGACGACCGGGAGTTCGCCGTCGCCATCGACCGGCCACCCCGAAGCACCGAGGAGCGCTTGGCCGACATGTGGTCGGAGGTGCGCAAAGAAACATGA
- a CDS encoding DUF7521 family protein has protein sequence MNYVTTLVVILKTITLLLGGLISYFTYKAYRRTGSRSLRALSVGFGVVTLGAFLAGVADQGLGIDRSAVLIIESALTATGFAVITYSLYVE, from the coding sequence ATGAATTACGTTACGACCCTCGTCGTCATCCTGAAGACGATAACGCTACTGCTCGGCGGACTCATCAGTTACTTCACGTACAAGGCCTACCGGCGGACGGGGTCGCGGTCGCTCCGGGCGCTCTCGGTCGGGTTCGGCGTCGTGACGCTCGGCGCGTTCCTGGCGGGCGTCGCCGACCAGGGACTCGGCATCGACCGGTCGGCCGTCCTCATCATCGAGAGCGCGCTGACCGCGACCGGGTTCGCGGTCATCACCTACTCGCTGTACGTCGAGTAG
- a CDS encoding type IV pilin: MKRSLERLAAGVRSERATSPTIGSVLLVGVTVLLATTAGAGMFSLAEQGTQGAFATATVSTAPSEDRVTATWVANANAERLQVTIRVGDRSRTVTLQSVGDRVVADPDGVSVQTGDVVRWDRPAISDGDRISVTVVAVKNGESVVVAEQSAAV; the protein is encoded by the coding sequence ATGAAACGGAGCCTCGAACGACTCGCGGCCGGCGTGCGGAGCGAACGCGCCACGTCACCGACCATCGGTTCCGTACTGTTGGTCGGCGTGACGGTGCTGCTGGCGACGACGGCGGGAGCCGGGATGTTCAGCCTCGCCGAGCAAGGTACCCAGGGCGCGTTCGCCACCGCGACGGTCAGCACCGCGCCGAGCGAAGACCGAGTGACGGCGACGTGGGTGGCGAACGCCAACGCCGAGCGACTCCAGGTGACGATCCGGGTCGGCGACCGGAGTCGGACGGTCACCCTACAGTCCGTCGGCGACCGGGTGGTCGCCGACCCCGACGGTGTGTCGGTCCAGACGGGCGACGTCGTCCGCTGGGACCGGCCCGCGATTTCGGACGGCGACCGGATTTCGGTGACCGTCGTGGCCGTGAAGAACGGCGAGAGCGTCGTGGTCGCAGAACAGAGCGCCGCGGTCTGA